The following coding sequences are from one Natronorubrum halophilum window:
- a CDS encoding tyrosine-type recombinase/integrase, translated as MDSGNSGDRTKSRGRNPMGTTVEDMVSRYLEHKLESGGSRSTMQPVLDEFAEFCKGEGVESIGELTSSDVREYGLAILRRKYTNKEIAGSTAHTYFAYVRAFLSFCVRDEELDTNPAATERAEEFLPEDEPTTETQFWTPEQRKRLLEYADERLHMARKETIDVPLERAYRDRTAVVLLAELGVRGAELFRDKNDSDRDGLQWSDVDLDRGRITVFGKSRNREPVGLTERAHNALSRLQRVHEPPTDDWPVFPTDHAASKYAAVEDATGERPEPGSDIDAICRDREVAPPSITKEAGRQILKRLTNEARIELKGDQDYLQPHGARRALGAELYESGHSELAQSALRHKSIETTHEAYSDIKAEDVAKSIDEVRK; from the coding sequence ATGGATTCAGGAAATTCGGGGGATAGAACCAAATCTCGAGGTCGAAACCCCATGGGTACGACCGTCGAAGACATGGTTTCGCGCTACCTCGAGCACAAACTCGAGTCGGGTGGCAGCCGCTCGACGATGCAACCCGTCCTTGACGAGTTCGCTGAGTTCTGCAAAGGCGAGGGTGTCGAGTCAATCGGCGAGCTGACCTCGAGCGATGTCCGCGAATACGGGCTCGCTATCCTCCGCAGGAAATACACGAATAAAGAGATCGCCGGCTCGACGGCACACACCTACTTCGCGTACGTCCGTGCGTTCCTGTCGTTTTGCGTTCGCGATGAGGAACTGGATACGAACCCCGCGGCGACCGAGCGGGCCGAAGAGTTCCTCCCCGAAGACGAGCCGACCACAGAAACCCAGTTCTGGACGCCTGAACAACGGAAGCGACTGCTCGAGTACGCCGACGAACGCCTTCACATGGCCCGAAAGGAAACCATCGACGTCCCGCTCGAGCGCGCGTACCGTGACCGAACCGCTGTCGTACTCCTCGCGGAACTCGGCGTACGTGGCGCAGAGCTCTTTCGCGACAAGAACGATAGCGACCGGGACGGATTGCAGTGGAGCGACGTCGACCTCGATCGCGGCCGGATCACGGTCTTCGGGAAGTCTCGCAACCGCGAACCCGTCGGGCTTACCGAACGGGCTCACAACGCGCTCTCGAGGTTGCAGCGTGTCCACGAGCCGCCAACTGACGACTGGCCCGTGTTCCCGACCGATCACGCTGCCTCGAAGTACGCGGCCGTCGAGGACGCGACCGGCGAACGACCGGAACCGGGCAGCGATATCGACGCGATCTGCCGCGATCGCGAGGTCGCGCCGCCGTCGATCACCAAAGAGGCCGGTCGGCAGATCCTGAAACGACTCACGAACGAGGCGAGAATCGAACTCAAGGGCGACCAGGACTACCTGCAACCGCACGGCGCTCGACGCGCACTCGGCGCGGAACTGTACGAGAGCGGTCACTCTGAACTCGCACAGTCGGCACTGCGGCACAAGTCCATCGAGACTACGCACGAGGCGTATTCGGATATCAAAGCCGAGGATGTCGCCAAATCGATCGACGAAGTACGGAAGTAG
- a CDS encoding HNH endonuclease, which produces MPSSECPTCGEEFKNEHGVKIHHARAHGESIAGVSVECAWCGDEFQVDTAEANAHNWHTCTDECNSKYRSENYKRENNPNSGKWYTVECDHCGSEYDVPEHRKGRSRFCSTDCYYSWMSENQSGEKSHAWEGGLEVLDCAFCGDEYSVYPARKDESRFCSYKCLGKARSVENTGSNNPSWKGGNVVLECEYCGDEYETYPSKRDSSRFCSYDCLDLWRAENMTGQDSPSWRGGGRTREAVKKQLHGRSWRTIREQSLGDSCVICDQRSDLCLHHIVPLMDGGTNGEWNLMTLCRTCHTRTEHYTRQFSNVVLVGQYRP; this is translated from the coding sequence ATGCCATCCAGCGAGTGCCCCACCTGTGGTGAGGAATTCAAAAACGAGCATGGGGTGAAGATCCACCACGCTCGAGCTCACGGCGAAAGTATCGCAGGTGTGTCTGTAGAATGTGCTTGGTGTGGCGATGAATTCCAAGTAGATACCGCGGAAGCAAATGCACATAACTGGCATACGTGCACAGACGAATGCAATTCTAAGTACCGATCAGAGAATTACAAACGTGAGAACAATCCAAATTCCGGGAAGTGGTATACGGTTGAGTGCGATCATTGTGGGAGTGAATATGATGTACCAGAACACCGCAAGGGTAGATCGAGATTTTGTTCTACCGACTGCTATTACTCTTGGATGTCTGAAAATCAGAGCGGTGAAAAATCACATGCCTGGGAAGGCGGCTTAGAGGTCCTCGACTGCGCGTTCTGTGGCGACGAATATAGTGTATATCCCGCACGGAAAGACGAGTCTCGATTTTGCTCCTATAAGTGCTTAGGAAAGGCCCGCTCAGTGGAAAACACCGGGTCAAACAACCCGTCTTGGAAGGGTGGAAATGTTGTTCTTGAGTGTGAATACTGTGGTGACGAATACGAAACTTATCCTTCGAAGCGTGACTCGAGTCGATTCTGTTCGTACGACTGCTTAGACCTGTGGCGAGCTGAAAATATGACTGGGCAGGATAGCCCCTCTTGGCGAGGTGGTGGAAGAACACGGGAAGCAGTCAAAAAACAGCTTCATGGCCGTAGTTGGCGAACAATCAGAGAACAATCTCTTGGTGACTCTTGTGTGATCTGCGACCAACGGTCTGATCTCTGCCTTCATCATATAGTCCCCTTGATGGATGGCGGAACAAACGGCGAGTGGAACTTGATGACGCTTTGTAGAACTTGTCATACCCGGACAGAGCACTATACTCGTCAATTCAGCAATGTTGTACTGGTCGGCCAGTACCGCCCGTAG